In a genomic window of Variovorax paradoxus:
- a CDS encoding aldolase gives MSKGKEVRIARLLKAGRGLDIALDHGVCNEPSFLDGLEDMPGVIDRLVAAAPDAIQLNYGQADLLQLRPGHERPALVMRLDMGNPYNATRHRSMWAVLQNEHDPVLPAVQMDAACVVVNLFMLPDEPELFRQCVQNIARVRADCDRYGMPLMIEPLVMQAHGAGRGGYMVDGDAEKIVTLVRLAREMGADIVKADPTSDPEDFHRVVQAARCPVLVRGGGREDLQQVFARSRVLLDQGAVGMVYGRNVYQHANPFAVVSALMAMIHEGASAEAAWALYESGGAARSR, from the coding sequence ATGTCGAAAGGCAAAGAGGTCCGCATCGCCCGCCTGCTGAAGGCCGGCCGCGGCCTGGACATCGCGCTCGATCACGGCGTGTGCAACGAGCCCAGCTTCCTCGACGGGCTCGAGGACATGCCGGGCGTCATCGACCGCCTGGTGGCTGCGGCGCCCGATGCGATCCAGCTCAACTACGGCCAGGCCGACCTGCTGCAGCTGCGCCCGGGCCATGAACGCCCGGCGCTGGTGATGCGGCTGGACATGGGCAATCCCTACAACGCCACGCGCCACCGCTCGATGTGGGCCGTGCTGCAGAACGAGCACGACCCCGTGCTGCCCGCGGTGCAGATGGACGCGGCCTGCGTGGTCGTCAACCTGTTCATGCTGCCCGACGAGCCCGAGCTGTTCCGCCAGTGCGTGCAGAACATCGCGCGCGTGCGCGCCGACTGCGACCGCTATGGCATGCCGCTGATGATCGAGCCGCTGGTGATGCAGGCGCACGGCGCGGGCCGCGGCGGCTACATGGTCGACGGCGACGCCGAGAAGATCGTGACCCTGGTGCGGCTCGCGCGCGAGATGGGCGCCGACATCGTCAAGGCCGACCCGACCAGCGACCCCGAGGACTTCCATCGCGTGGTGCAGGCCGCGCGCTGCCCGGTGCTGGTGCGCGGCGGCGGCCGCGAAGATCTGCAGCAGGTGTTCGCGCGCTCGCGCGTGCTGCTCGACCAGGGCGCGGTGGGCATGGTCTACGGCCGCAACGTCTACCAGCACGCCAACCCGTTTGCGGTGGTGAGCGCGCTGATGGCGATGATCCACGAGGGCGCCAGCGCGGAAGCGGCCTGGGCCCTCTACGAATCGGGCGGCGCGGCGCGAAGCCGGTAG
- a CDS encoding ABC transporter permease, whose protein sequence is MNLPFRLGSMREAGLLLIIAVLCVGMSFASPYFLTWENVRAMLLSFSIEGIVVVGMTILLIVGGIDLSVGSVVCLAMVITGKLFLMGVDPWLASAVAIGASAMIGAMIGGCVTRIGLNHFIASLAFMVIVRGLCLAFTQGTPQSLFSLPAEFKFIGQGTLFGIPAVILIFVAIVAISDFVLRRATLLRKVFYVGSNEKAALYSGIRVGRVKFWVTVLCSASAGLAGVIYTARFGAATPTFGMGMELNVIAAAVIGGASLKGGSGTVLGAVLGLALLSVVTSSLILLDVSPYWQDVIKGLILLVAVTIDHLLNVRKTKR, encoded by the coding sequence GTGAACCTACCCTTTCGACTCGGCAGCATGCGCGAGGCCGGCCTGCTGCTGATCATCGCGGTGCTGTGCGTGGGCATGAGCTTCGCGTCGCCGTACTTCCTCACCTGGGAGAACGTCCGCGCGATGCTGCTGTCGTTCTCGATCGAGGGCATCGTGGTGGTCGGCATGACCATCCTGCTGATCGTGGGCGGCATCGACCTCTCGGTGGGCTCGGTGGTGTGCCTCGCGATGGTGATCACCGGCAAGCTGTTCCTCATGGGCGTCGACCCCTGGCTCGCGAGCGCGGTGGCGATCGGCGCCAGCGCGATGATCGGCGCGATGATCGGCGGCTGCGTCACGCGCATCGGGCTGAACCACTTCATCGCCTCGCTGGCCTTCATGGTGATCGTGCGCGGGCTGTGCCTGGCCTTCACGCAGGGCACGCCGCAGTCGCTGTTCTCGCTGCCGGCCGAGTTCAAGTTCATCGGCCAGGGCACGCTGTTCGGCATCCCGGCCGTGATCCTGATCTTCGTCGCGATCGTCGCCATCAGCGACTTCGTGCTGCGCCGCGCCACGCTGCTGCGCAAGGTGTTCTACGTCGGCAGCAACGAGAAGGCCGCGCTCTATTCGGGCATCCGCGTGGGCCGCGTGAAGTTCTGGGTCACGGTGCTGTGCTCGGCCTCGGCCGGCCTGGCCGGCGTGATCTACACCGCGCGCTTCGGCGCCGCCACGCCCACCTTCGGCATGGGCATGGAACTCAACGTGATCGCCGCCGCCGTGATCGGCGGCGCCAGCCTCAAGGGCGGCTCGGGCACCGTGCTCGGCGCGGTGCTCGGCCTGGCGCTGCTGTCGGTGGTGACGAGCTCGCTGATCCTGCTCGACGTCTCGCCCTACTGGCAGGACGTGATCAAGGGACTGATCCTGCTCGTGGCCGTGACCATCGACCACCTGCTCAACGTGAGGAAGACCAAGAGATGA
- a CDS encoding sugar ABC transporter ATP-binding protein has protein sequence MLSLRGISKRFGASRALAGVDFSLRAGEIHALCGENGAGKSTLMNIIDGIHQPDEGTIALDGREVRIDGPAHAMRLGIGLVHQEIALCGDATVAENIFMPEINAGGRALMDYGGLNARAAKVLRRLGQDIDPAARVDELGISSQQLVEIAKALTLDCKVLILDEPTAALTELESAALFRVLHDLKAQGIGIIYISHRMAEIFANCDRATVLRDGRNVHCGALAGTTPDELVRRMVGRDLGNYYPPRATLPEAPETLLQVDDIADGERVQGISFALRRGEILGIAGLMGAGRSELAETVCGLRPARRGSVRLGGKTLAIRKYADALRHGIAYLSEDRKAAGVFLDLPIAQNVCAMALRRVSSRFGLMERAAERKLAQDLGAQLNLKSDGVAIEVASLSGGNQQKVAIAKLLATKPSVLLMDEPTRGVDVGAKSEIHHILRALANQGVGVIVISSELPEIIGLCDRALVIREGRLAGELGTAEMTEEGLLRLASGLGEQEMQ, from the coding sequence CTGCTCTCGCTGCGCGGCATCAGCAAGCGCTTCGGCGCTTCGCGCGCGCTCGCGGGCGTGGACTTCTCGCTGCGCGCCGGCGAGATCCACGCCCTGTGCGGCGAGAACGGCGCCGGCAAGTCGACGCTGATGAACATCATCGACGGCATCCACCAGCCCGACGAGGGCACGATCGCGCTCGACGGCCGCGAGGTGCGCATCGACGGCCCGGCCCATGCCATGCGGCTGGGCATCGGCCTGGTGCACCAGGAGATCGCGCTGTGCGGCGACGCCACCGTCGCCGAGAACATCTTCATGCCCGAGATCAACGCGGGCGGCCGCGCCCTCATGGACTACGGCGGCCTCAACGCGCGCGCCGCGAAGGTGCTGCGCCGCCTCGGCCAGGACATCGACCCGGCCGCGCGCGTGGACGAGCTCGGCATCTCGAGCCAGCAGCTGGTGGAGATCGCCAAGGCGCTCACGCTCGACTGCAAGGTGCTGATCCTCGACGAGCCCACGGCCGCGCTCACCGAGCTCGAGTCGGCCGCGCTGTTCCGCGTGCTGCACGACCTCAAGGCGCAGGGCATCGGCATCATCTACATCAGCCACCGCATGGCCGAGATCTTCGCCAACTGCGACCGCGCCACCGTGCTGCGCGACGGGCGCAACGTGCACTGCGGCGCGCTCGCGGGCACCACGCCCGACGAGCTGGTGCGCCGCATGGTGGGCCGCGACCTCGGCAACTACTACCCGCCGCGCGCCACGCTGCCCGAGGCGCCCGAGACGCTGCTGCAGGTCGACGACATCGCCGACGGCGAGCGCGTGCAGGGCATCTCCTTCGCGCTCCGGCGCGGCGAGATCCTCGGCATCGCGGGCCTCATGGGCGCCGGGCGCAGCGAACTCGCCGAAACCGTGTGCGGGCTGCGGCCCGCGCGGCGCGGCAGCGTGCGGCTCGGCGGCAAGACGCTCGCGATCCGCAAGTACGCCGACGCGCTGCGCCACGGCATCGCCTACCTCAGCGAGGACCGCAAGGCCGCGGGCGTGTTCCTCGACCTGCCGATCGCGCAGAACGTCTGCGCGATGGCGCTGCGGCGCGTGAGCTCGCGCTTCGGCCTGATGGAACGCGCGGCCGAGCGCAAGCTGGCGCAGGACCTCGGCGCGCAGCTCAACCTCAAGTCCGACGGCGTGGCGATCGAGGTCGCGAGCCTGTCGGGCGGCAACCAGCAGAAGGTGGCGATCGCCAAGCTGCTGGCCACGAAGCCGTCGGTGCTGCTGATGGACGAACCCACGCGCGGCGTCGACGTGGGCGCGAAATCCGAGATCCACCACATCCTGCGCGCGCTCGCGAACCAGGGCGTGGGGGTGATCGTGATCTCGTCGGAACTGCCGGAAATCATCGGCCTGTGCGACCGCGCGCTGGTGATCCGCGAAGGCCGGCTGGCCGGCGAGCTCGGCACGGCCGAGATGACGGAAGAGGGCCTGCTGCGGCTGGCCTCGGGACTGGGCGAACAGGAGATGCAGTGA
- a CDS encoding ricin-type beta-trefoil lectin domain protein: MKIRYYVMALMVPFVTLLTHAAITGVSPMTTLGNMATAVSEAVADPLPLQGPGLGNLTYTSEELFKPVSMITSPAHPLDPAHSSAHESREVPATYPGRKDYGMNAGIMVNGYFLTSFAPDSGLGPGGFLLYDVSNPRQLRLVKKIYEPEGRTSEFRETHSFGTARIGDKTYVVLPSINGVEFWDFTDVNDIKQVKKLALPGVNAGDYENVAWQLWWQAPYLYVASAGRGMFIVDAADPANAVLANRGAGKANPVPTGELGGFRIGPIFTMGNHMVLTAMESNGGFASLDISDPLNPKVLDAIVGTTPFYYATCFDGRNLHVSTRNSGAKMYSYDLIDRSRFVAEDNRLVIDEQLYCATQDHYVIQGAQTRIHKVDVSNPLNHVEVGRGSILREDDPNFSHSDNGQVAMFGNLVFVGNDHGSGSGFVVHQVDPDTTRPEVKQVSPANGAKQQALTSRIGLGMTDNIRPESVNANTFIVRPVGGNTLAGTYSVQLGIVNFHPTQPLQPGTSYEVFLPANGVKDYAGNAIGADFKSTFNTGNAAEVGLSYHWALNGKLSDPISNNDGTPASGDAFESIGLNFANRAGGVQLKNDGVATVLGGTASLSFYMKTTQNGSANAWTAPGIFGRDQSGGADDVFWGWLDNTGRLNLSVANAAGNNPGTRSTAPVNDGNWHHVVLTRDAGSGAQTMYIDGAKTSSTGLAGVKGLSTKFQWLGQIQGNADFFKGTLADVRVFNRVLGDAEVATLRGQAIIGDPGIGGGPKVVNGTLNFNPATLGSGGAQFRWNFGNGTVTAFSSQAGYSYTYTTPGHYTVTLTVKDSAGRETYYTYNVTIIAPVTASAPRHTGNIAGDANRVYAVNPDSGTVAAIDAQSLAKLWEVSVGSEAKTLALGPDGRVWVAVQGEDKLVALNAADGSVSVTVPFDYGSGPYGVVFTPDGAKGLLTLESKSRLVSFNPSTGAVTATLPLDGTVRGIAVTGDAQIAYVTRFKSKMTGGELYKVNLASMSALSTIALPVDTTTVDTEAGARGVANYLSQVVISPDGKRAILPSKKDNIVRGRFRDGRDLVHDQTVRSILSQVDLQSAAHVAGEQIDFDDRAPARAALFSPAGDYIFVAQMEGNRVAIVDSYTRSVRGEIDTSSAPHGLFLDAARKRLFVNNFLARSVSVHDVAAVLASESNAAVFVRNVQTVATEPLAAAALRGKQVFYNAADRRMSKDNYISCASCHADGGDDGMVWDFTQRGEGLRRTISLQGRRGMSHGRLHWSANFDEVQDFENDIRNEFGGTGFLSNADFAATSNPLGTPKAGRNAQLDDLAAYLSSLDKFMRSPARAADGNLSVEAARGQTVFNTAQCATCHTGGTFRDGQRHDVGTIQLSSGKGGNQPLPGVGFDTPTLSGTWGVTSFFHNGQAASLQAVLDSGHGNANGLPPADVVALREYVRSLDTAPPLVARIRSDASNLCVNIKGVSTASGATAVQWPCGNDANEKFTVTSSGGYVQFVAQHSGLCLAQSGNATTNAAVVQLACTAGNATQWTVVGSTLRNRASGSCLDVPNGSTTQDTALITWTCNGGNNQNWTQLP, from the coding sequence ATGAAGATCCGGTATTACGTGATGGCATTGATGGTGCCGTTCGTCACCCTGTTGACGCACGCGGCGATCACCGGGGTCAGTCCGATGACGACCCTCGGCAACATGGCGACCGCGGTGTCCGAGGCCGTCGCCGATCCGCTCCCGCTGCAGGGGCCGGGGCTGGGCAACCTCACCTACACCTCGGAGGAGCTGTTCAAGCCGGTGTCGATGATCACCAGCCCGGCGCATCCGCTCGACCCCGCGCACAGCAGCGCCCACGAGTCGCGCGAGGTGCCCGCCACCTACCCGGGCCGCAAGGACTACGGCATGAACGCCGGCATCATGGTCAACGGCTATTTCCTCACGTCCTTCGCCCCTGACAGCGGCCTCGGACCGGGCGGCTTCCTGCTGTACGACGTGTCGAACCCGCGCCAGCTCCGGCTCGTCAAGAAGATCTACGAGCCCGAGGGCCGCACCAGCGAGTTCCGCGAAACGCACTCCTTCGGCACCGCGCGGATCGGCGACAAGACCTACGTGGTGCTGCCCAGCATCAACGGCGTGGAGTTCTGGGACTTCACCGACGTCAACGACATCAAGCAGGTGAAGAAGCTGGCGCTGCCCGGTGTCAATGCCGGTGACTACGAGAACGTCGCCTGGCAGCTCTGGTGGCAGGCGCCGTATCTGTACGTGGCTTCGGCGGGCCGCGGCATGTTCATCGTCGATGCCGCCGACCCCGCGAACGCCGTGCTCGCCAACCGCGGCGCCGGCAAGGCCAACCCGGTGCCCACCGGCGAACTCGGCGGCTTTCGCATCGGCCCGATCTTCACGATGGGCAACCACATGGTGCTGACCGCGATGGAGAGCAACGGCGGCTTCGCGAGCCTCGACATCTCCGACCCGCTCAATCCCAAGGTGCTCGACGCCATCGTGGGCACCACGCCGTTCTACTACGCGACCTGCTTCGACGGCCGGAACCTGCATGTCTCCACGCGCAACAGCGGCGCGAAGATGTACAGCTACGACCTGATCGACCGCTCGAGATTCGTGGCCGAGGACAACCGCCTGGTCATCGACGAGCAGCTGTACTGCGCCACGCAGGACCACTACGTGATCCAGGGCGCGCAGACGCGCATCCACAAGGTCGACGTGAGCAATCCGCTCAATCACGTGGAGGTGGGCCGCGGCAGCATCCTGCGCGAGGACGATCCGAACTTTTCGCACTCGGACAACGGCCAGGTCGCGATGTTCGGCAACCTCGTGTTCGTGGGCAACGACCACGGCTCGGGCAGCGGATTCGTCGTGCACCAGGTCGACCCCGACACCACCCGGCCCGAGGTCAAGCAGGTCTCCCCCGCCAACGGCGCGAAGCAGCAGGCGCTGACCTCGCGCATCGGCCTGGGCATGACCGACAACATCCGGCCCGAGAGCGTCAACGCCAACACCTTCATCGTGCGGCCTGTGGGCGGCAACACGCTCGCGGGCACCTACAGCGTGCAGCTGGGCATCGTCAACTTCCATCCCACGCAGCCGCTGCAGCCGGGCACCAGCTACGAGGTGTTCCTGCCGGCCAACGGCGTGAAGGACTATGCGGGCAACGCCATCGGCGCCGACTTCAAGTCCACCTTCAACACCGGCAATGCGGCCGAGGTGGGCCTGAGCTATCACTGGGCGCTCAACGGCAAGCTCAGCGACCCGATCTCGAACAACGACGGCACGCCGGCATCCGGCGACGCCTTCGAGAGCATCGGCCTGAACTTCGCGAACCGCGCGGGCGGCGTGCAGCTCAAGAACGACGGCGTGGCCACCGTGCTGGGCGGCACCGCCTCGCTGAGCTTCTACATGAAGACCACGCAGAACGGCAGCGCCAACGCCTGGACCGCGCCCGGCATCTTCGGGCGCGACCAGTCGGGCGGCGCCGACGACGTGTTCTGGGGCTGGCTCGACAACACGGGCCGGCTCAACCTGTCGGTGGCCAACGCGGCCGGCAACAACCCGGGCACGCGCTCGACCGCGCCGGTCAACGACGGCAACTGGCACCACGTGGTGCTCACGCGCGACGCCGGTTCGGGTGCGCAGACCATGTACATCGACGGCGCCAAGACCAGCTCGACCGGCCTCGCCGGCGTGAAGGGCCTTTCGACCAAGTTCCAGTGGCTGGGCCAGATCCAGGGCAATGCCGACTTCTTCAAGGGCACGCTGGCCGATGTGCGGGTGTTCAACCGCGTGCTCGGCGATGCCGAGGTCGCGACCCTGCGCGGCCAGGCGATCATCGGCGACCCCGGCATCGGCGGCGGGCCGAAGGTGGTCAACGGCACGCTGAACTTCAACCCGGCCACGCTCGGCAGCGGCGGCGCGCAGTTCCGCTGGAACTTCGGCAATGGCACGGTCACGGCCTTCTCGAGCCAGGCCGGCTACAGCTACACCTACACCACGCCCGGCCACTACACCGTGACCCTGACGGTGAAGGACAGCGCGGGCCGCGAGACCTACTACACCTACAACGTGACCATCATCGCGCCCGTCACCGCGAGCGCGCCGCGGCACACCGGCAACATCGCGGGCGATGCGAACCGGGTCTACGCGGTCAATCCCGACAGCGGCACGGTGGCGGCGATCGACGCCCAGAGCCTGGCCAAGCTGTGGGAGGTGTCGGTGGGCAGCGAGGCCAAGACGCTGGCGCTCGGCCCCGACGGCCGCGTCTGGGTCGCGGTGCAGGGCGAGGACAAGCTGGTCGCGCTCAACGCCGCCGACGGCAGCGTCTCGGTCACCGTGCCGTTCGACTACGGCAGCGGTCCCTACGGCGTGGTCTTCACGCCCGACGGCGCCAAGGGCCTGCTGACGCTGGAGAGCAAGTCGCGGCTCGTGAGCTTCAATCCCTCCACCGGCGCGGTCACGGCCACCTTGCCGCTCGACGGCACGGTGCGCGGCATCGCGGTCACGGGCGATGCGCAGATCGCCTACGTCACGCGCTTCAAGTCGAAGATGACCGGCGGCGAGCTCTACAAGGTCAACCTGGCCTCGATGAGCGCGCTGTCGACCATCGCGCTGCCGGTGGACACGACCACCGTCGACACCGAGGCCGGCGCGCGCGGCGTGGCCAACTACCTGAGCCAGGTCGTGATCTCGCCCGACGGCAAGCGCGCCATCCTGCCCTCGAAGAAGGACAACATCGTGCGCGGCCGCTTCCGCGACGGTCGCGACCTGGTGCACGACCAGACCGTGCGCTCGATCCTGTCGCAGGTCGACCTGCAGTCGGCGGCCCACGTGGCCGGCGAACAGATCGACTTCGACGACCGCGCGCCGGCGCGCGCCGCGCTGTTCTCGCCCGCGGGCGACTACATCTTCGTGGCGCAGATGGAAGGCAACCGGGTGGCGATCGTCGATTCCTACACGCGCTCGGTTCGCGGCGAGATCGACACCAGCAGCGCGCCGCACGGCCTGTTCCTCGACGCCGCGCGCAAGCGCCTGTTCGTCAACAACTTCCTCGCGCGCTCGGTGTCGGTGCACGACGTGGCGGCGGTGCTGGCCTCGGAGAGCAACGCGGCGGTCTTCGTGCGCAACGTGCAGACCGTGGCGACCGAGCCGCTGGCCGCGGCCGCGCTGCGCGGCAAGCAGGTGTTCTACAACGCGGCCGACCGGCGCATGAGCAAGGACAACTACATCTCGTGCGCGAGCTGCCATGCCGATGGCGGCGACGACGGCATGGTGTGGGACTTCACCCAGCGCGGCGAGGGCCTGCGCCGCACCATCAGCCTGCAGGGGCGGCGCGGCATGAGCCACGGCCGGCTGCACTGGAGCGCCAACTTCGACGAGGTGCAGGACTTCGAGAACGACATCCGCAACGAGTTCGGCGGCACCGGCTTCCTGAGCAATGCCGACTTCGCGGCCACCTCCAATCCGCTGGGCACGCCCAAGGCCGGCCGCAACGCGCAGCTCGACGACCTCGCGGCCTACCTGTCGTCGCTCGACAAGTTCATGCGCAGCCCGGCGCGCGCGGCCGACGGCAACCTCAGCGTGGAGGCCGCGCGCGGCCAGACGGTGTTCAACACCGCGCAGTGCGCGACCTGCCACACCGGCGGCACCTTCCGCGACGGCCAGCGGCACGACGTGGGCACGATCCAGCTCTCGTCGGGCAAGGGCGGCAACCAGCCGCTGCCGGGCGTGGGCTTCGACACGCCGACGCTGTCGGGCACCTGGGGCGTGACCTCGTTCTTCCACAACGGCCAGGCCGCCTCGCTGCAGGCTGTGCTCGACAGCGGCCACGGCAACGCCAACGGCCTGCCGCCGGCCGATGTGGTGGCGCTGCGCGAGTACGTGCGCTCGCTCGACACCGCGCCGCCGCTGGTCGCGCGCATCCGCTCCGACGCCAGCAACCTGTGCGTGAACATCAAGGGCGTGTCGACCGCCAGCGGCGCCACCGCGGTGCAGTGGCCCTGCGGCAACGACGCCAACGAGAAGTTCACGGTGACCAGCAGCGGCGGTTACGTGCAGTTCGTGGCGCAGCACAGCGGCCTGTGCCTGGCGCAGAGCGGCAACGCGACCACCAATGCCGCCGTGGTGCAACTGGCCTGCACGGCCGGCAACGCGACGCAGTGGACGGTGGTCGGCTCGACCCTGCGCAACCGCG
- a CDS encoding aldo/keto reductase → MKTTTLGPSGIRCSAIGLGTWAMGGWMWGGGDNAGATLAIQASLDAGVTLIDTAPAYGLGRSERLVGSALKGRRHEAVIATKCGLVWHTQKGTHFFEEDGHPVYRYLGRDAIAYEVEQSLANLQTDYIDLYITHWQDATTPVAETMGALLDLKKQGKIRAIGVSNVDAATLAEYLRHGPVDAAQERYSLIDREIEATLVPLCKEHGVAVMGYSSLALGLLAGPIDPARAFTGDDQRASNPRFGADNRARLAAFFADLEPLRAALGCSFSEMMIAWTLEHGAVSLSLCGARNRQQAIQNAAAGSVALGADALLQIDTAAKRHLGALA, encoded by the coding sequence ATGAAGACGACGACGCTGGGACCGTCGGGCATACGCTGCTCGGCGATCGGCCTGGGAACCTGGGCCATGGGCGGATGGATGTGGGGCGGTGGCGACAACGCGGGCGCGACGCTGGCGATCCAGGCCTCGCTCGACGCGGGCGTGACGCTGATCGACACCGCGCCGGCCTACGGCCTGGGCCGCTCCGAGCGGCTGGTGGGCAGCGCACTCAAGGGCCGGCGCCACGAGGCCGTGATCGCCACCAAGTGCGGCCTGGTGTGGCATACGCAGAAGGGCACGCACTTCTTCGAGGAGGACGGCCATCCCGTCTACCGCTACCTCGGCCGCGATGCGATCGCGTACGAAGTGGAGCAGAGCCTCGCGAACCTGCAGACCGACTATATCGACCTCTACATCACGCACTGGCAGGACGCCACCACGCCGGTGGCCGAGACCATGGGCGCGCTGCTCGACCTGAAGAAGCAGGGCAAGATCCGCGCGATCGGCGTGAGCAACGTCGATGCCGCCACGCTCGCCGAGTACCTGCGCCACGGCCCGGTCGACGCGGCGCAGGAGCGCTACAGCCTGATCGACCGCGAGATCGAGGCCACGCTGGTGCCGCTGTGCAAGGAGCATGGCGTGGCGGTGATGGGTTATTCCTCGCTCGCGCTGGGCCTGCTCGCGGGGCCGATCGATCCCGCGCGCGCCTTCACGGGCGACGACCAGCGCGCGAGCAATCCGCGCTTTGGCGCCGACAACCGCGCGCGGCTCGCGGCCTTCTTCGCCGACCTCGAACCGCTGCGCGCCGCGCTGGGCTGCTCGTTCTCCGAAATGATGATCGCCTGGACGCTCGAGCACGGCGCCGTCTCGCTGTCGCTGTGCGGCGCGCGCAACCGGCAGCAGGCGATCCAGAACGCCGCGGCCGGCTCGGTCGCGCTCGGCGCCGACGCGCTGCTGCAGATCGATACCGCCGCGAAGCGGCACCTGGGCGCGCTGGCGTGA
- a CDS encoding substrate-binding domain-containing protein, whose product MRRDFLKSAAAAAATTGLGLAGSSAFAQQPAAPAATGLRGNASDVYVMNVMVSGVEYWFPVYEMMKQLGRTLGVRTRYTGTPEYDVNKQLASFEQELARKPAGILLHPMNPDPFIEPINRAVAAGIPVVTFAADSPNSKRASFVTSDNDREGTQAADAIAAALGGKGEYAVLENPGQDNHDRRIAAFINRMKSKHPGMKLAGRAASNQDPSKAYQAVLSLAQANPNLGALFMPEANSALGAAQAKIETKKNIRVMCCDVNAKILDMIKAGDVFGAINPNQGMQGYMGMMMLFLAKNPQLIDPMNDAKRNGTNPMSVPFLDNGLSVVSKANADDFYWDKYLARRGTKGIGE is encoded by the coding sequence GTGAGAAGAGATTTCCTGAAGTCCGCGGCGGCCGCCGCAGCCACCACCGGCCTGGGCCTGGCCGGCTCCAGCGCCTTCGCCCAGCAACCCGCCGCACCGGCGGCCACCGGCCTGCGCGGCAACGCGAGCGACGTCTACGTGATGAACGTGATGGTCTCGGGCGTCGAGTACTGGTTTCCGGTCTACGAAATGATGAAACAGCTGGGCCGCACGCTGGGCGTGCGCACCCGCTACACCGGCACCCCCGAGTACGACGTGAACAAGCAGCTCGCGTCCTTCGAGCAAGAGCTGGCGCGCAAGCCCGCGGGCATCCTGCTGCACCCGATGAACCCCGATCCGTTCATCGAGCCGATCAACCGCGCCGTGGCGGCGGGCATCCCGGTCGTGACCTTCGCGGCCGACTCGCCGAACTCCAAGCGCGCCTCGTTCGTCACCTCCGACAACGACCGCGAAGGCACGCAGGCGGCCGACGCGATCGCCGCCGCGCTCGGCGGCAAGGGCGAGTACGCGGTGCTCGAGAACCCGGGCCAGGACAACCACGACCGCCGCATCGCCGCCTTCATCAACCGCATGAAGTCCAAGCACCCGGGCATGAAGCTCGCGGGCCGCGCGGCCAGCAACCAGGACCCGAGCAAGGCCTACCAGGCGGTGCTGAGCCTCGCGCAGGCCAACCCGAACCTGGGCGCGCTGTTCATGCCCGAGGCCAACTCGGCGCTGGGCGCGGCGCAGGCCAAGATCGAGACCAAGAAGAACATCCGCGTGATGTGCTGCGACGTCAACGCCAAGATCCTCGACATGATCAAGGCCGGCGACGTGTTCGGCGCCATCAATCCCAACCAGGGCATGCAGGGCTACATGGGGATGATGATGCTGTTCCTGGCCAAGAACCCGCAGCTCATCGACCCGATGAACGACGCCAAGCGCAACGGCACCAACCCGATGTCGGTGCCCTTCCTCGACAACGGCCTGTCGGTGGTGAGCAAGGCCAACGCCGACGACTTCTACTGGGACAAGTACCTGGCGCGCCGCGGCACCAAGGGAATCGGCGAGTGA